A DNA window from Methylobacterium sp. NMS14P contains the following coding sequences:
- a CDS encoding nitrile hydratase accessory protein, with protein MTAPSPSPFAAPWEAQVFALVVSLRESGLFTWSEWADRLGRQIRPAEAPEQAADYGAWLATLEALLAERGVAGPESVAARTDAFLRAAEATPHGQPIRLENDPLYRH; from the coding sequence ATGACCGCCCCGTCGCCGAGCCCCTTCGCGGCGCCCTGGGAGGCGCAGGTCTTCGCCCTGGTGGTCTCCCTGCGCGAGTCCGGGCTGTTCACGTGGTCGGAATGGGCGGACCGCCTCGGCCGGCAGATCCGGCCGGCCGAGGCCCCCGAGCAGGCGGCCGATTACGGCGCGTGGCTCGCGACGCTGGAGGCGCTCCTGGCCGAGCGCGGCGTGGCGGGGCCCGAGAGTGTCGCGGCGCGGACCGACGCCTTCCTGAGGGCCGCGGAGGCGACGCCCCACGGCCAGCCGATCCGCCTGGAGAACGACCCGCTCTACCGGCACTGA
- a CDS encoding MBL fold metallo-hydrolase produces the protein MPGYLPFAGALKLPAYTCDNCGFWQRHFEAPAACPMCLDARHVVPQDGWRFRTAREAQEAFPCHWQELESGVWRFWNEPVSGIGPSAYLIQTERGNMGFEGCPVFSEAALDQIERLGGMTVLSASHPHSYGALPQLQDRFDPELCLPAADFTWSAALQVSWPYDDFLEPLPGLELHRTAGHFDGHAILYDRRRRICFCGDALKFELDPADFRRATTISAHKAFVRGVPLTPFELRRYRDVFERLDFAQTWTPFEPARNCGRSEVLALLDRLMSGRSHAAPVPLDSLRVQCR, from the coding sequence ATGCCCGGCTATCTGCCCTTCGCGGGCGCCCTGAAGCTGCCTGCCTACACCTGCGACAATTGCGGGTTCTGGCAGCGGCACTTCGAGGCGCCGGCCGCCTGCCCGATGTGCCTCGACGCCCGCCACGTCGTGCCGCAGGACGGCTGGCGCTTCCGCACCGCCCGCGAGGCGCAGGAGGCCTTCCCCTGCCACTGGCAGGAGCTCGAGTCGGGCGTCTGGCGCTTCTGGAACGAGCCGGTCTCCGGCATCGGGCCGTCCGCCTACCTGATCCAGACCGAGCGCGGGAACATGGGATTCGAGGGCTGCCCGGTCTTCAGCGAGGCCGCCCTCGACCAGATCGAGCGGCTCGGCGGGATGACCGTCCTCTCGGCCTCGCACCCGCATTCCTACGGGGCGCTGCCGCAGCTCCAGGACCGGTTCGACCCGGAGCTGTGCCTGCCGGCGGCCGACTTCACGTGGAGCGCCGCGCTCCAGGTGAGCTGGCCCTACGACGACTTCCTCGAGCCGCTGCCGGGGCTGGAGCTGCACCGCACCGCGGGCCATTTCGATGGCCACGCGATCCTGTACGACCGTAGGCGAAGGATCTGCTTCTGCGGCGACGCGCTGAAGTTCGAGCTCGACCCCGCGGATTTCCGCCGGGCCACCACGATCTCGGCCCACAAGGCCTTCGTGCGCGGGGTGCCGCTCACGCCGTTCGAGCTGCGCCGCTACCGCGACGTGTTCGAGCGCCTCGACTTCGCCCAGACCTGGACGCCGTTCGAGCCCGCCCGCAATTGCGGGCGGTCCGAGGTCCTGGCCCTGCTCGACCGGCTGATGAGCGGCCGGTCGCACGCCGCGCCGGTGCCGCTCGACAGCCTGCGGGTTCAGTGCCGGTAG
- a CDS encoding SDR family oxidoreductase: MARVAVVTGGTAGIGLATAHEFAARGWSVAVIARDPGRLAAAERALAAYGQPVLAIGADVADPEAVDAAAERVERELGPIRAWVNNAMSTVVNPADRITPDEYRRVTETTYLSQVYGTLAALRYMKRRDRGAIIQVSSGLAIRAAPLQAPYCAAKFAVSGFTDALRCELLHDRVNVSLSVIYLPAVNTPQFNWARNRTGHRQYAPDPVFDPRLCAEAILYAVEHPRREVWVGRSSVMMAAAQALAPALADRKAASMWAAQLSDETIPEMAGNLDAPVPGPAGIDGRFSGRTKAGRAEFVTSRTRDVVVGGLVGLALVGLAGTVHAARSARRLPGRT; this comes from the coding sequence ATGGCACGGGTTGCGGTCGTTACCGGAGGCACGGCCGGAATCGGGCTCGCCACCGCGCATGAATTCGCCGCGCGCGGCTGGTCGGTGGCGGTGATCGCGCGGGATCCCGGCCGTCTCGCCGCGGCCGAGCGGGCGCTCGCGGCCTACGGCCAGCCGGTGCTGGCGATCGGCGCCGACGTCGCGGACCCGGAGGCCGTGGACGCGGCCGCCGAGCGGGTCGAGCGCGAGCTCGGCCCGATCCGCGCGTGGGTGAACAACGCCATGTCGACGGTGGTGAACCCGGCCGACCGAATCACCCCGGACGAGTACCGGCGGGTGACCGAGACCACCTATCTCAGCCAAGTCTACGGGACGCTCGCCGCCCTGCGCTACATGAAGCGGCGCGACCGCGGCGCGATCATCCAGGTCTCGTCGGGCCTCGCGATCCGGGCGGCGCCGCTGCAGGCGCCCTACTGCGCGGCCAAGTTCGCGGTCTCGGGTTTCACCGACGCCCTGCGCTGCGAGCTGCTGCACGACCGGGTCAATGTCAGCCTCAGCGTGATCTACCTGCCGGCGGTCAACACGCCCCAGTTCAACTGGGCCCGGAACCGCACCGGCCACCGCCAGTACGCGCCGGACCCGGTCTTCGACCCGCGGCTCTGCGCCGAGGCGATCCTGTACGCGGTCGAGCACCCGCGCCGCGAGGTCTGGGTCGGGCGGTCGTCGGTGATGATGGCGGCCGCCCAGGCGCTGGCGCCGGCGCTCGCCGACCGCAAGGCCGCCTCCATGTGGGCGGCGCAGCTCTCCGACGAGACCATCCCCGAGATGGCGGGCAATCTCGACGCGCCCGTGCCCGGCCCCGCCGGGATCGACGGGCGCTTCTCCGGCCGGACCAAGGCGGGCCGCGCCGAGTTCGTCACGAGCCGCACCCGCGACGTCGTGGTCGGCGGCCTCGTCGGGCTGGCCCTCGTCGGCCTCGCCGGCACCGTCCACGCCGCCCGGTCGGCGCGCCGGCTGCCGGGGCGGACCTGA